In Kryptolebias marmoratus isolate JLee-2015 linkage group LG22, ASM164957v2, whole genome shotgun sequence, a single window of DNA contains:
- the yipf4 gene encoding protein YIPF4: MQFSPTNGDFTFVSSSEAEELSGTISTPDVKLNMGGDGGKDPYATTFLRQRGYGWLLEVEEEENEETKPLLEELDIDLKDIYYKIRCVLMPMPSLGYNRQVVRDNPDFWGPLAVVLLFSMISIYGQFRVVSWIITIWIFGSLTIFLLARVLGGEVSYGQVLGVIGYSLLPLIVIAPLLVVIRGLEVVSTLVKLFGVFWAAYSAASLLVGDEFKTKKPLLIYPIFLLYIYFLSLYTGV, encoded by the exons ATGCAGTTTTCTCCGACAAACGGAGATTTCACGTTCGTCTCCTCTTCGGAAGCCGAAG AACTGAGTGGCACCATCAGCACGCCCGATGTTAAGCTGAACATGGGCGGCGACGGCGGAAAAGATCCGTACGCAACCACCTTCCTGAGGCAGCGGGGCTACGGCTGGCtgctggaggtggaggaggaggagaacgaaGAGACTAAACCTCTTCT GGAAGAGCTCGACATCGACTTGAAGGACATTTATTATAAGATCCGATGCGTGCTGATGCCCATGCCATCGCTGGGCTACAACCGGCAGGTAGTGAGGGACAACCCGGACTTCTGGGGTCCTCTGGCTGTGGTGCTCCTTTTCTCCATGATCTCAATCTACGGACAGTTCAGG GTTGTGTCTTGGATCATCACCATCTGGATCTTTGGATCTCTAACCATCTTTCTGCTGGCTCGTGTTCTCGGTGGTGAG GTTTCCTACGGCCAGGTTCTCGGCGTGATCGGATATTCCCTTCTCCCTCTCATCGTCATCGCTCCCCTGCTCGTAGTGATCAGAGGGCTTGAGGTGGTTTCCACGCTAGTCAAA CTGTTCGGAGTCTTCTGGGCTGCGTACAGCGCTGCTTCGCTACTCGTCGGAGACGAATTCAAAACAAAGAAGCCCCTTCTCATATACCCCATCTTCCTTTTGTACATCTACTTCCTGTCTCTATACACCGGCGTGTGA